One Streptomyces drozdowiczii DNA segment encodes these proteins:
- a CDS encoding ROK family glucokinase, whose protein sequence is MGLTIGVDIGGTKIAAGVVDEEGHILSTFKVPTPPTAEAIVDAIAAAVSGASAGHQVDAVGIGAAGYVDDKRATVLFAPNINWRHEPLKDKVEQRVGLPVVVENDANAAAWGEYRFGAGQGHDDVICITLGTGLGGGIIIGNKLRRGRFGVAAEFGHIRVVPDGLLCGCGSQGCWEQYASGRALVRYAKQRANATPENAPILLGLGDGTVDGIEGKHISEAARQGCPVAVDSFRELARWAGAGLADLASLFDPSAFIVGGGVSDEGELVLDPIRKSFRRWLIGGEWRPHAQVLAAQLGGKAGLVGAADLARQG, encoded by the coding sequence ATGGGACTCACCATCGGCGTCGATATCGGCGGCACGAAGATCGCAGCTGGAGTGGTCGACGAAGAGGGCCACATCCTCTCGACCTTCAAGGTGCCGACCCCGCCGACGGCCGAAGCCATCGTGGACGCCATCGCGGCGGCGGTCTCCGGCGCGAGCGCCGGGCACCAGGTCGACGCCGTCGGCATCGGCGCGGCCGGATACGTGGACGACAAGCGGGCCACCGTGCTGTTCGCGCCCAACATCAACTGGCGCCACGAACCGCTCAAGGACAAGGTCGAGCAGCGCGTCGGCCTCCCCGTCGTCGTGGAGAACGACGCCAACGCCGCCGCCTGGGGCGAATACCGCTTCGGCGCCGGCCAGGGCCACGACGACGTCATCTGCATCACGCTGGGCACCGGCCTCGGCGGCGGCATCATCATCGGCAACAAGCTGCGCCGCGGACGGTTCGGCGTGGCCGCCGAGTTCGGCCACATCCGGGTCGTCCCGGACGGTCTGCTCTGCGGCTGCGGCAGCCAGGGCTGCTGGGAGCAGTACGCCTCCGGCCGCGCCCTCGTGCGGTACGCGAAGCAGCGTGCCAACGCCACCCCGGAGAACGCCCCGATCCTCCTGGGGCTCGGCGACGGCACCGTGGACGGCATCGAGGGCAAGCACATCAGCGAGGCCGCCCGCCAGGGCTGCCCGGTGGCCGTCGACTCGTTCCGCGAGCTGGCCCGCTGGGCCGGCGCCGGACTCGCCGACTTGGCCTCGCTGTTCGACCCGTCGGCCTTCATCGTCGGCGGCGGCGTCTCGGACGAGGGCGAGCTCGTCCTCGACCCGATCCGCAAGTCGTTCCGGCGCTGGCTGATCGGCGGCGAATGGCGCCCGCACGCCCAGGTGCTCGCCGCCCAACTCGGCGGCAAGGCAGGTCTCGTGGGCGCGGCGGACCTGGCCCGCCAGGGCTGA
- a CDS encoding AMP-dependent synthetase/ligase, whose translation MREFSLPALYEVPSDGNLTDLIRRNAAQHPDVAVMSRKVAGVWTDVTATRFLAEVRSAAKGLIAAGVEPGDRVALMSRTRYEWVLLDFAIWSAGAVTVPVYETSSPEQVQWILGDSGAVAVLVESDVHAAAVASVRDRLPGLRHVWQIEKGAVDTLRAEGEEVSEETVDLRSASARADDPATIVYTSGTTGRPKGCVLTHRSFFAECGNVVERLKPLFRTGECSVLLFLPAAHVFGRLVEVASVMAPIKLGCVPDIKNLTDELAAFRPTLILGVPRVFEKVYNAARAKAQADGKGKIFDRAADTAIAYSRALGTPQGPSLGLKFRHKVFDRLVYGKLRAVLGGRGEHAISGGAPLGERLGHFYRGIGFTVLEGYGLTESCAATAFNPWDRQKIGTVGQPLPGSVVRIADDGEVLLHGEHLFSGYWNNEAATAEALADGWFHTGDIGTLDEDGYLAITGRKKEIIVTAGGKNVAPAVIEDRIRGHALVAECMVVGDGRPFVGALVTLDEEFLGRWAEEHGKPAGSTALSLRDDPELIAEVQRAVDDGNAAVSKAESVRKFRILGAQFTEEAGHITPSLKLKRNVVAKDFADEVESIYRS comes from the coding sequence TTGCGCGAGTTCAGCCTTCCGGCCCTGTACGAGGTCCCCTCGGACGGCAACCTGACGGATCTCATCCGCCGCAATGCCGCTCAGCATCCCGATGTCGCGGTGATGAGCCGCAAAGTGGCGGGCGTCTGGACGGACGTCACCGCCACGCGGTTCCTGGCCGAGGTCCGGTCGGCCGCCAAGGGCCTGATCGCGGCGGGCGTCGAGCCCGGCGACCGGGTCGCCCTGATGTCGCGCACCCGGTACGAGTGGGTGCTGCTGGACTTCGCGATCTGGAGCGCGGGCGCGGTCACCGTGCCGGTGTACGAGACCAGCTCGCCCGAGCAGGTGCAGTGGATCCTCGGTGACTCGGGGGCCGTCGCGGTCCTCGTGGAGAGCGACGTCCACGCCGCCGCCGTCGCCTCCGTGCGCGACCGGCTCCCCGGGCTGCGCCACGTCTGGCAGATCGAGAAGGGCGCCGTCGACACGCTCCGCGCCGAGGGCGAGGAGGTCTCCGAGGAGACCGTCGACCTGCGCAGCGCGTCGGCCCGCGCCGACGACCCCGCCACCATCGTCTACACCTCCGGCACCACGGGCCGCCCCAAGGGCTGCGTCCTGACGCACCGCAGCTTCTTCGCGGAGTGCGGGAACGTGGTGGAGCGCCTCAAGCCCCTCTTCCGTACCGGCGAGTGCTCGGTCCTGCTCTTCCTGCCCGCCGCCCACGTCTTCGGACGGCTGGTCGAGGTCGCCTCGGTGATGGCGCCGATCAAGCTCGGCTGCGTCCCGGACATCAAGAACCTCACCGACGAGCTGGCCGCGTTCCGCCCGACGCTGATCCTCGGCGTGCCGCGCGTCTTCGAGAAGGTCTACAACGCCGCGCGCGCCAAGGCGCAGGCCGACGGCAAGGGCAAGATCTTCGACAGGGCCGCCGACACCGCGATCGCCTACAGCCGCGCGCTGGGCACCCCGCAGGGCCCCTCGCTGGGCCTGAAGTTCCGGCACAAGGTCTTCGACCGCCTGGTCTACGGCAAGCTGCGCGCGGTGCTCGGCGGGCGCGGCGAGCACGCGATCTCCGGCGGCGCCCCGCTCGGCGAGCGGCTCGGCCACTTCTACCGGGGCATCGGCTTCACCGTCCTGGAGGGCTACGGCCTCACCGAGTCCTGCGCGGCCACCGCCTTCAACCCCTGGGACCGGCAGAAGATCGGCACGGTCGGCCAGCCGCTCCCCGGTTCCGTGGTGCGCATCGCGGACGACGGCGAGGTGCTGCTCCACGGCGAGCACCTGTTCTCCGGCTACTGGAACAACGAGGCGGCGACGGCCGAGGCGCTGGCGGACGGCTGGTTCCACACCGGGGACATCGGCACGCTGGACGAGGACGGCTACCTCGCGATCACCGGCCGCAAGAAGGAGATCATCGTCACGGCCGGCGGCAAGAACGTCGCGCCCGCCGTCATCGAGGACCGCATCCGCGGCCACGCCCTGGTGGCGGAGTGCATGGTGGTCGGCGACGGGCGGCCCTTCGTGGGCGCGCTGGTGACGCTGGACGAGGAGTTCCTGGGCCGCTGGGCCGAGGAGCACGGCAAGCCGGCCGGCTCGACCGCGCTGTCGCTGCGCGACGACCCGGAGCTGATCGCCGAGGTGCAGCGCGCGGTGGACGACGGCAACGCGGCGGTCTCCAAGGCCGAGTCCGTACGCAAGTTCCGCATCCTGGGCGCCCAGTTCACCGAGGAGGCGGGCCACATCACGCCCTCGCTGAAGCTGAAGCGGAACGTGGTGGCGAAGGACTTCGCGGACGAGGTGGAGTCGATCTACCGCTCGTGA
- a CDS encoding glycosyltransferase family 4 protein translates to MDKTLIVTNDFPPRPGGIQAFLHNMALRLDPDRVVVYASTWKRGAEGAAATAAFDAEQPFTVVRDRTTMLLPTPRVTRRATELLRAHGCSSVWFGAAAPLGLMGPALREAGARRLVATTHGHEAAWAQLPASRQLLRRIGEGTDTLTYLGEYTRSRIAAALSPAAARRMVQLPPGVDEKTFRPDSGGDEVRARLGLTERPVVVCVSRLVPRKGQDTLILAMPAILAAQPDAVLLIVGGGPYEDDLRRLAARTGVADSVRFTGPVPWSELPAHYGAGDVFAMPCRTRRGGLDVEGLGIVYLEASATGLPVVAGDSGGAPDAVLDGESGWVVRGGEPGEAADRITALLGDAELRRRMGERGRAWVEEKWRWDLLAERLRELL, encoded by the coding sequence ATGGACAAGACCTTGATCGTGACCAACGACTTCCCGCCCCGCCCGGGAGGCATCCAGGCGTTCCTGCACAACATGGCGCTGCGGCTCGACCCCGACCGGGTCGTCGTCTACGCCTCCACCTGGAAGCGCGGGGCCGAGGGCGCGGCCGCCACCGCCGCCTTCGACGCCGAGCAGCCGTTCACCGTCGTCCGCGACCGTACGACGATGCTGCTGCCGACCCCGCGGGTGACCCGGCGCGCCACGGAGCTGCTGCGCGCGCACGGCTGCTCGTCCGTCTGGTTCGGCGCCGCCGCCCCGCTCGGCCTGATGGGCCCGGCGCTGCGCGAGGCGGGCGCCCGGCGGCTCGTCGCCACGACGCACGGCCACGAGGCGGCCTGGGCGCAGCTGCCCGCCTCCCGGCAGCTGCTGCGCCGGATCGGCGAGGGCACCGACACGCTGACCTACCTCGGCGAGTACACCCGCTCCCGGATCGCCGCCGCGCTGAGCCCGGCCGCCGCCCGCCGCATGGTGCAGCTGCCCCCCGGCGTGGACGAGAAGACGTTCCGCCCGGACTCCGGCGGCGACGAGGTCCGGGCCCGGCTCGGGCTCACCGAACGGCCGGTCGTGGTCTGCGTGTCCCGGCTGGTGCCCCGCAAGGGCCAGGACACCCTGATCCTCGCGATGCCCGCGATCCTGGCCGCCCAGCCGGACGCGGTCCTGCTGATCGTGGGCGGCGGGCCCTACGAGGACGACCTGCGGCGGCTCGCCGCGCGCACCGGGGTGGCGGACTCCGTGCGGTTCACCGGGCCGGTGCCCTGGTCGGAGCTGCCCGCGCACTACGGGGCCGGGGACGTCTTCGCGATGCCCTGCCGGACCCGGCGCGGCGGCCTCGACGTGGAGGGCCTGGGCATCGTGTACCTGGAGGCGTCCGCGACCGGGCTGCCGGTGGTGGCCGGCGACTCGGGCGGCGCCCCGGACGCGGTGCTGGACGGCGAGAGCGGCTGGGTGGTGCGCGGCGGTGAGCCCGGCGAGGCGGCGGACCGGATCACCGCGCTGCTGGGCGACGCGGAGCTGCGGCGGCGCATGGGGGAGCGGGGCCGGGCCTGGGTCGAGGAGAAGTGGCGCTGGGACCTGCTCGCGGAGCGGCTGCGCGAACTGCTCTGA
- a CDS encoding lysophospholipid acyltransferase family protein gives MKFSIGGSLKLAFRPWVEGLENIPARGPAILASNHLSFSDSFFLPAVLDRKVTFIAKAEYFTAPGVKGKLTAAFFKGVGQLPVDRSGARGAGEAAIRAGIQVIESGGLFGIYPEGTRSPDGRLYRGKPGGLARVALATGAPVIPVAMIDTEKIQPPGQVIPKLMRPGIRIGKPLDFSRYHGMDGDRFILRSVTDEVMYEIMKLSGQEYVDIYATAAKRQLADEAKRRSEAAKKTDGDSA, from the coding sequence ATGAAGTTCTCCATCGGCGGGTCGCTGAAGCTCGCCTTCAGGCCGTGGGTGGAGGGCCTGGAGAACATCCCCGCGCGCGGGCCCGCGATCCTCGCCAGCAACCACCTGTCGTTCTCCGACTCCTTCTTCCTGCCGGCCGTCCTGGACCGGAAGGTGACCTTCATCGCGAAGGCCGAGTACTTCACGGCCCCCGGTGTGAAGGGCAAGCTCACCGCCGCGTTCTTCAAGGGCGTCGGCCAGCTCCCCGTCGACCGCTCCGGCGCGCGCGGCGCCGGTGAGGCGGCGATCCGGGCGGGCATCCAGGTCATCGAGAGCGGCGGCCTCTTCGGCATCTACCCCGAGGGCACCCGGTCGCCCGACGGGCGGCTCTACCGGGGCAAGCCCGGCGGCCTGGCCCGCGTCGCGCTGGCCACCGGGGCGCCGGTCATCCCCGTCGCCATGATCGACACGGAGAAGATCCAGCCGCCCGGCCAGGTGATCCCCAAGCTGATGCGGCCCGGCATCCGCATCGGCAAGCCGCTCGACTTCAGCCGCTACCACGGCATGGACGGCGACCGCTTCATCCTGCGCTCGGTCACCGACGAGGTGATGTACGAGATCATGAAGCTCTCGGGCCAGGAGTACGTCGACATCTACGCGACCGCCGCCAAGCGGCAGCTCGCCGACGAGGCCAAGCGCCGGTCCGAGGCCGCGAAGAAGACGGACGGCGACAGCGCCTGA
- a CDS encoding response regulator, with protein MNATHEEGTGQPAIRVMVVDDHPMWRDAVARDLTEAGFDVVATAGDGPQAVRRAGAVTPDVLVLDLNLPGMPGVQVCKELVGSQPGLRVLVLSASGEHADVLEAVKSGATGYLMKSASTQELTEAVRRTAAGDAVFTPGLAGLVLGEYRRLASEPAPAASDEPKAPELTDRETEVLRLVAKGLSYKQIAERLVISHRTVQNHVQNTLGKLQLHNRVELVRYAIERGLDDV; from the coding sequence ATGAACGCGACACACGAAGAGGGCACCGGGCAGCCGGCGATCAGAGTGATGGTGGTGGACGACCACCCGATGTGGCGGGACGCGGTGGCCCGCGACCTCACCGAGGCCGGGTTCGACGTGGTGGCCACCGCGGGCGACGGGCCCCAGGCCGTCCGCCGGGCCGGCGCCGTCACCCCGGACGTCCTGGTCCTCGACCTCAATCTGCCCGGCATGCCCGGGGTGCAGGTCTGCAAGGAACTCGTCGGCAGCCAGCCCGGGCTGCGGGTCCTCGTGCTCTCCGCCAGCGGCGAGCACGCCGACGTCCTGGAGGCCGTCAAGTCCGGTGCCACCGGCTACCTGATGAAGTCGGCGAGCACCCAGGAGCTGACCGAGGCCGTCCGCCGCACCGCCGCCGGAGACGCCGTCTTCACCCCGGGCCTGGCGGGCCTGGTCCTCGGCGAGTACCGCAGGCTGGCCTCGGAGCCCGCACCGGCCGCGTCCGACGAGCCCAAGGCGCCGGAGCTGACCGACCGGGAGACCGAGGTGCTGCGGCTCGTGGCCAAGGGGCTCTCGTACAAGCAGATCGCGGAGCGGCTCGTCATCTCGCACCGGACCGTGCAGAACCACGTCCAGAACACCCTGGGCAAGCTCCAGCTGCACAACCGGGTCGAGCTGGTGCGCTACGCCATAGAGCGCGGACTCGACGACGTCTAG
- a CDS encoding metallophosphoesterase family protein has translation MRAGANTRVHVVSDVHGNTEALARAGDGADALICLGDLVLFLDYADHSRGIFPDLFGVENADRIVALRTARRFDEARDFGRQLWQGMDRNAAITEAVRRQYAEMFAALPTPTYATYGNVDIPALWPEYAAPGTTVLDGERVEIGGRVFGFVGGGLRTPMRTPYEIGDEEYAAKIEAVGEVDVLCTHIPPEVPELVYDTVARRFERGSRALLDAIRRTRPRYSLFGHVHQPLARRMRIGATECVNVGHFASTGRPWALEW, from the coding sequence ATGCGAGCAGGAGCGAACACCCGCGTCCATGTGGTCAGCGACGTGCACGGCAACACCGAGGCGCTGGCCCGCGCCGGGGACGGTGCCGACGCCCTGATCTGCCTCGGTGACCTGGTCCTCTTCCTCGACTACGCCGACCACTCGCGCGGCATCTTCCCCGACCTCTTCGGCGTCGAGAACGCCGACCGGATCGTCGCCCTGCGCACCGCCCGCCGCTTCGACGAGGCCCGCGACTTCGGCCGGCAGCTCTGGCAGGGCATGGACCGCAACGCCGCGATCACCGAAGCGGTCCGCCGGCAGTACGCCGAGATGTTCGCCGCGCTGCCCACCCCGACGTACGCCACCTACGGCAACGTCGACATCCCCGCCCTCTGGCCCGAGTACGCCGCCCCCGGCACCACCGTCCTGGACGGCGAGCGGGTCGAGATCGGCGGCCGCGTCTTCGGCTTCGTCGGCGGCGGCCTGCGGACGCCGATGCGCACCCCGTACGAGATCGGCGACGAGGAGTACGCCGCCAAGATCGAGGCGGTCGGCGAGGTCGACGTGCTCTGCACCCACATCCCGCCCGAGGTGCCCGAGCTGGTCTACGACACCGTGGCGCGCCGCTTCGAGCGCGGCAGCCGGGCCCTGCTCGACGCCATCCGGCGCACCCGCCCCCGCTACTCCCTCTTCGGCCACGTCCACCAGCCACTGGCCCGCCGGATGCGGATCGGTGCCACCGAGTGCGTGAACGTCGGCCACTTCGCCTCCACCGGCCGGCCCTGGGCACTGGAGTGGTGA
- a CDS encoding 2-hydroxyacid dehydrogenase — MEILAFGVQSDEKPLIEKAFAGKHEVRCLDVFLNRDTAPIAAGYEVISTSVNADLGGAVLQTLAAGGTQMIAQRSTGFNNIDLDVAERLALRVARVSYYSPYSVAEFAWTLAMAVNRRVIRAASRTRDFDFRLDGLLGRDMHGRTVGVVGTGKIGEAFTRIAHGFGMKLLGWDVAENPACVELGMRYVDKERLLAESDLVSLHVPLLPATHHLIDRDALALMKDDAILVNSSRGGLIDTSALVGELRAGRFLGVGLDVYEAEAGLFFLDKSLEGVDDDTLARLVTFPNVIVTSHQAYYTEDAVGQIIDATVENVGDYLAGRHGDNVLVPARPGS; from the coding sequence GTGGAGATCCTGGCCTTCGGAGTGCAGTCCGACGAGAAGCCGCTGATCGAGAAGGCATTCGCCGGGAAGCACGAAGTCCGCTGCCTGGACGTCTTCCTGAACCGGGACACCGCCCCCATCGCGGCCGGCTACGAGGTCATCTCCACCAGCGTCAACGCCGACCTGGGCGGCGCGGTCCTCCAGACCCTCGCGGCCGGCGGCACCCAGATGATCGCCCAGCGCTCCACCGGCTTCAACAACATCGACCTGGACGTCGCAGAGCGCTTGGCGCTGCGCGTCGCCCGGGTCTCGTACTACTCGCCGTACTCGGTCGCGGAGTTCGCCTGGACCCTGGCCATGGCGGTCAACCGCCGGGTGATCCGGGCCGCGAGCCGCACCCGCGACTTCGACTTCCGGCTCGACGGGCTCCTCGGCCGCGACATGCACGGCCGCACCGTGGGCGTCGTCGGCACCGGCAAGATCGGCGAGGCGTTCACCCGGATCGCCCACGGCTTCGGCATGAAGCTGCTCGGCTGGGACGTCGCAGAGAACCCGGCCTGCGTCGAGCTGGGCATGCGGTACGTCGACAAGGAGCGGCTGCTCGCCGAGTCCGACCTGGTCAGCCTGCACGTCCCGCTGCTCCCGGCGACGCACCACCTCATCGACAGGGACGCCCTCGCCCTGATGAAGGACGACGCGATCCTGGTCAACTCCAGCCGGGGCGGCCTCATCGACACCTCGGCCCTGGTCGGCGAGTTGCGCGCGGGCCGCTTCCTCGGCGTCGGACTCGACGTGTACGAGGCGGAGGCCGGGCTGTTCTTCCTGGACAAGTCCCTGGAGGGCGTGGACGACGACACCCTGGCCCGGCTCGTGACCTTCCCGAACGTCATCGTCACCTCGCACCAGGCGTACTACACCGAGGACGCGGTCGGCCAGATCATCGACGCCACCGTCGAGAACGTCGGCGACTACCTGGCCGGCCGCCACGGCGACAACGTCCTGGTCCCGGCCCGCCCCGGGAGCTGA
- a CDS encoding SRPBCC family protein produces the protein MAEHTSSSITIEAAPADVMGVIADFERYPEWTGEVKEAEVLGTDEHGRAEKVRLVLDAGAIKDDHTLAYTWIGDYEVSWTLVKSQMLRAIDGSYALAPLGDGDRTEVTYRLTVDVKIPMLGMIKRKAEKVIIDRALAGLKKRVESVPKG, from the coding sequence ATGGCTGAACACACCAGCTCGAGCATCACGATCGAGGCGGCGCCGGCCGACGTCATGGGTGTGATCGCCGACTTCGAGCGCTATCCGGAGTGGACCGGCGAGGTCAAGGAGGCCGAGGTCCTCGGCACCGACGAGCACGGCCGCGCCGAGAAGGTCCGCCTCGTCCTGGACGCCGGCGCCATCAAGGACGACCACACCCTCGCCTACACCTGGATCGGCGACTACGAGGTCAGCTGGACCCTGGTCAAGTCCCAGATGCTCCGCGCCATCGACGGCTCCTACGCGCTCGCGCCGCTCGGCGACGGCGACCGCACCGAGGTCACCTACCGGCTGACCGTCGACGTCAAGATCCCCATGCTCGGCATGATCAAGCGCAAGGCGGAGAAGGTCATCATCGACCGCGCCCTCGCCGGCCTGAAGAAGCGCGTCGAGTCCGTCCCGAAGGGCTGA
- a CDS encoding ArsA family ATPase, whose protein sequence is MRTVLVTGPGGAGRTTVAAATALAAARDGARTLLISADPIPGFPDATAPTPVTAGLRSVRIDSAAHFRDELLSLQEQLSSVLELLGGNPLDGEELTELPGSGELALLHALRRAARGDWSAEAYDLLVVDLPPLRDALRLLALPEQLRRYLRRLLPQERQAARALRPMLAQLAGVPMPAQWLYEAAARHDAELAQVQALIEDRSTTLRLVAEPGPAADEALRTARTGLALHGLRAEAPVANRLLPGHSPDPFFAALAAQQEKSLGHWADEGAAPVRVAHLGRDPQGPDDLLALAGADGDGNALAVSGIGEAGGRAPDPWWTEEAGGPEGDGILVWCLRLPGAVKKDLQLVRRGGELLLTVGPFHRIVPLEPALRRCTVSGAALTDGVLRVRFTPDPALWPRTG, encoded by the coding sequence GTGCGTACGGTCCTGGTCACCGGACCCGGCGGAGCAGGCCGTACGACCGTCGCGGCGGCCACCGCGCTCGCCGCGGCCCGCGACGGCGCCCGCACCCTGCTGATCTCCGCCGACCCGATACCCGGCTTCCCCGACGCCACCGCCCCCACCCCGGTCACCGCCGGGCTGCGGTCCGTCCGGATCGACTCCGCCGCCCACTTCCGCGACGAACTCCTGTCCCTCCAGGAGCAGTTGTCGTCCGTCCTCGAACTGCTCGGCGGCAACCCGCTGGACGGCGAGGAGCTGACCGAACTCCCCGGCAGCGGCGAACTCGCCCTGCTCCACGCGCTGCGCCGGGCCGCCCGCGGCGACTGGTCCGCCGAGGCGTACGACCTCCTCGTCGTGGACCTCCCGCCCCTGCGCGACGCCCTCCGCCTGCTCGCCCTCCCCGAACAGCTGCGCCGCTATCTGCGCCGGCTGCTGCCCCAGGAGCGCCAGGCCGCCCGCGCCCTGCGCCCGATGCTCGCCCAGCTGGCCGGGGTGCCCATGCCCGCCCAGTGGCTGTACGAGGCCGCAGCCCGGCACGACGCCGAACTGGCCCAGGTCCAGGCGCTGATCGAGGACCGGTCCACCACCCTCCGGCTCGTCGCCGAGCCCGGGCCCGCCGCCGACGAGGCCCTGCGCACCGCCCGCACCGGCCTCGCCCTGCACGGGCTGCGCGCCGAGGCACCGGTCGCCAACCGGCTGCTGCCCGGCCACTCCCCGGACCCCTTCTTCGCCGCGCTCGCCGCCCAGCAGGAGAAGTCCCTCGGCCACTGGGCGGACGAGGGGGCGGCCCCGGTCCGCGTCGCCCACCTCGGCCGCGACCCGCAGGGCCCCGACGACCTCCTGGCCCTGGCCGGCGCGGACGGCGACGGCAACGCGCTCGCCGTGTCCGGCATCGGCGAGGCGGGCGGCCGGGCCCCGGACCCCTGGTGGACCGAGGAGGCCGGCGGCCCCGAAGGCGACGGGATACTCGTCTGGTGCCTGCGGCTCCCCGGCGCCGTCAAGAAGGACCTCCAGCTCGTCCGGCGCGGCGGCGAACTCCTCCTGACCGTCGGCCCGTTCCACCGCATCGTGCCCCTGGAGCCCGCCCTGCGCCGCTGCACCGTCTCCGGCGCGGCCCTCACCGACGGGGTGCTCCGGGTCCGCTTCACGCCCGATCCCGCGCTCTGGCCCCGGACGGGCTGA